The window ATGTTTTACCCCATGGATAAAGGTTGGTTACGTTGGTTGCCACCATTTGTGCAGAAGCGATTGCAAGGGCGCTATACAGTACAGACCATTCTGGTGAATGCCAGTTGGCTACTGATCGATCGCATCATTCGTATTGGGGTTAACCTAATTGTGGGTGTATGGGTTGCTCGTTACTTGGGGCCTGCCCAGTTTGGCCTGTATAACTATGCCTTTGGCTTTGTTAGTCTGTTTGCGCCCCTCGCCTATCTGGGTCTAGAGAATGTTACCGTTCGTGAGCTTGTGCGCGAGCCGGATGCTAAAGACGAAATTCTAGGCTCTACGCTGATATTACGGCTCATTGGTGGCGTAGCCTTAGTGATTCTGACATTGACGGCGATCGTGTGGCTGCGCCCCTACGATCCAGCTATGGCATGGTTAGTTTCTGCTGTAGCACTAGGCAATTTGCTCCTGGCGTGGGAAACGATCGACTATTGGTTTCAGTCTCAAACCCTCTCACAATACACTGTCTATGCTCGTAACATTGCCTTTTTGCTAGCTACTCTGCTCAAAATCTTCTTGATTCAGCAACAAGCACCCCTAGTAGCTTTTGCCTGGGTTTGGACTACGGAAGTTGGGTTGATGGCGATCGCCCAAATAACTGCCTATCACTATAACCAAGGGCGCATTACCCACTGGCGACCAACGTTCAAACGGGCTGCCAGTCTACTTCGTCATTCCTATCCCCTGATGCTGTCTAGTTTCTCGATCATTTTTTACATGCGAATTGATCAGGTGATGCTTGGCAACCTAGTAGGTGATCATGCAGTGGGCATTTACTCTGTAGCTGTTCGAGTGTCAGAAGCATTTTACTTTGTGCCATCAGCCATCACCACGTCAGTAGCGCCATCAATCGTCAGCGCCCGACAAACGGACTTGCGCCTCTATCAACAACGACTACAACATACCTTTAATCTGCTAATGGTGTCGAGCTACGGCATCTGCACGATTATGGCAGTCAGCGCTGCTATCATTGTTCCCCTAGTATTCGGTGCCGAGTATGCCGACGCTAGCCCAGTACTAATCATCCATATCTGGTCGCTG is drawn from Cyanobacteriota bacterium and contains these coding sequences:
- a CDS encoding flippase, giving the protein MDKGWLRWLPPFVQKRLQGRYTVQTILVNASWLLIDRIIRIGVNLIVGVWVARYLGPAQFGLYNYAFGFVSLFAPLAYLGLENVTVRELVREPDAKDEILGSTLILRLIGGVALVILTLTAIVWLRPYDPAMAWLVSAVALGNLLLAWETIDYWFQSQTLSQYTVYARNIAFLLATLLKIFLIQQQAPLVAFAWVWTTEVGLMAIAQITAYHYNQGRITHWRPTFKRAASLLRHSYPLMLSSFSIIFYMRIDQVMLGNLVGDHAVGIYSVAVRVSEAFYFVPSAITTSVAPSIVSARQTDLRLYQQRLQHTFNLLMVSSYGICTIMAVSAAIIVPLVFGAEYADASPVLIIHIWSLIFVFLTLAREIWIIAEGVTYVSFVASTTGAIANFLLNLYLIPRYGALGAAIATLISYGLSAYGVFILVPKFWSLGKIMTRALLLTWLIPSQR